From the Periophthalmus magnuspinnatus isolate fPerMag1 chromosome 1, fPerMag1.2.pri, whole genome shotgun sequence genome, one window contains:
- the LOC117374479 gene encoding voltage-dependent calcium channel gamma-5 subunit: protein MSQCGRKALTLLSSVFAVCGLGLLGIAVSTDYWLYLEEGVILPLNQSADIRMSLHSGLWRVCFMAGDEKGRCFTIEYVMPTNVHITSESTVSVLKMIRSATPFPLVSLFFMFIGFILSNIGHIRPHRTILAFVSGIFFILSGLSLVVGLVLYISNINDEMLNRTKSNEAYFSYKYGWSFAFAAISFLLTETAGVMSVYLFMKRYTAEEMYRPHQGFYRPRLSNCSDYSGQFLHPDAWAGRGRSPSSISSEASLPMNSSAYPALLKCPEYEQMSSSPC, encoded by the exons ATGAGCCAATGTGGCAGGAAGGCACTGACGTTGCTGAGCAGCGTGTTCGCTGTGTGCGGCCTGGGGTTGCTGGGCATCGCGGTGAGCACAGACTACTGGCTGTACCTGGAGGAGGGAGTGATCCTGCCCCTGAACCAGAGCGCAGACATCCGCATGTCGCTGCACTCAGGCCTGTGGAGGGTCTGCTTCATGGCTG gGGATGAAAAAGGCAGGTGTTTTACTATAGAGTATGTAATGCCAACCAACGTCCACATCACCTCGGAGTCCACTGTCAGTGTGCTGA agATGATCCGCTCTGCCACTCCCTTTCCTCTGGTCAGTCTGTTCTTCATGTTCATTGGTTTTATCCTGAGTAACATCGGACACATTCGGCCGCACCGCACCATCTTGGCCTTTGTCTCCGGGATCTTCTTCATCTTATCAG GTCTGTCCCTAGTGGTGGGTCTtgtgctgtacatctccaataTAAACGATGAGATGCTGAACCGGACCAAGTCAAACGAGGCATACTTCAGTTATAAGTACGGCTGGTCCTTCGCCTTCGCTGCCATCTCCTTCCTCCTCACTGAG ACGGCCGGTGTCATGTCCGTGTACCTCTTCATGAAGCGCTACACCGCAGAGGAGATGTACCGACCGCACCAGGGCTTCTACAGGCCACGCCTCAGTAACTGCTCCGACTACTCGGGACAGTTCCTCCACCCGGACGCGTGGGCGGGACGCGGCCGAAGCccttcctccatctcctccgaGGCCTCCCTACCCATGAACTCGTCCGCCTACCCCGCCCTGCTCAAGTGTCCCGAGTATGAACAGATGTCTTCCTCTCCGTGCTGA